The Ahaetulla prasina isolate Xishuangbanna chromosome 4, ASM2864084v1, whole genome shotgun sequence genome has a window encoding:
- the XRCC2 gene encoding DNA repair protein XRCC2 isoform X2 has translation MASGTSKSESGAQLIARLEGRSSLKTLEPCLFAEEGYPVYGDVIEFHGPEGIGKTEMLYHLIARCILPKSRGGLEISVVFIDTDFHFDMLRLITLLECRMSYRGTEATMKHYLERFFLINCHSSFQLLLSLHSLETMFLSHPSLSLLIIDSMSAFYWIDRANGGENLSLQEANLKRCVQVLQKLVKDHPLVLFATTQALMQKSPNFGESSEKTECDAGSDYRPFLCKPWRQLVTHRIFFSRHPHPDGSQGFLITTCHLQNDCVISWKLF, from the exons ATGGCCAGCGGGACGTCGAAATCGGAGTCCGGTGCCCAG ttgATTGCACGCCTTGAAGGTCGAAGTTCTCTGAAAACTCTTGAGCCGTGCCTGTTTGCTGAGGAAGGATATCCCGTTTAtg GAGACGTCATCGAATTCCACGGTCCGGAAGGGATAGGAAAAACAGAAATGCTCTATCATCTGATCGCTCGCTGCATTCTTCCAAAATCAAGAGGTGGTTTGGAAATTAGCGTGGTTTTTATCGATACGGACTTCCATTTCGATATGCTGCGTTTAATCACACTCCTGGAATGCAGGATGTCGTATCGAGGCACCGAAGCCACCATGAAGCACTATCTGGAGAGATTCTTCCTTATTAATTGCCACAGCAGCTTTCAGCTGCTGCTTAGTCTTCACTCTCTGGAAACCATGTTTTTGTcccatccttccctttccctcttgaTCATAGACAGCATGTCGGCTTTTTATTGGATAGACCGGGCCAACGGAGGAGAAAACCTGAGCTTACAGGAAGCGAACCTAAAAAGATGCGTGCAGGTTCTCCAAAAGCTTGTTAAGGACCATCCCTTGGTGTTGTTTGCCACGACTCAGGCGCTTATGCAGAAGTCACCGAACTTCGGGGAAAGCTCAGAAAAAACTGAGTGTGATGCAGGTTCAGATTACCGCCCTTTTCTTTGTAAACCGTGGCGACAGCTTGTCACCCACCGGATCTTCTTCTCCAGGCACCCCCATCCAGATGGCAGCCAAGGATTTTTAATAACTACGTGTCACCTTCAGAACGACTGCGTG ATTTCCTGGAAACTGTTCTGA
- the XRCC2 gene encoding DNA repair protein XRCC2 isoform X1 produces MASGTSKSESGAQLIARLEGRSSLKTLEPCLFAEEGYPVYGDVIEFHGPEGIGKTEMLYHLIARCILPKSRGGLEISVVFIDTDFHFDMLRLITLLECRMSYRGTEATMKHYLERFFLINCHSSFQLLLSLHSLETMFLSHPSLSLLIIDSMSAFYWIDRANGGENLSLQEANLKRCVQVLQKLVKDHPLVLFATTQALMQKSPNFGESSEKTECDAGSDYRPFLCKPWRQLVTHRIFFSRHPHPDGSQGFLITTCHLQNDCVVKRSFCITEQGVEF; encoded by the exons ATGGCCAGCGGGACGTCGAAATCGGAGTCCGGTGCCCAG ttgATTGCACGCCTTGAAGGTCGAAGTTCTCTGAAAACTCTTGAGCCGTGCCTGTTTGCTGAGGAAGGATATCCCGTTTAtg GAGACGTCATCGAATTCCACGGTCCGGAAGGGATAGGAAAAACAGAAATGCTCTATCATCTGATCGCTCGCTGCATTCTTCCAAAATCAAGAGGTGGTTTGGAAATTAGCGTGGTTTTTATCGATACGGACTTCCATTTCGATATGCTGCGTTTAATCACACTCCTGGAATGCAGGATGTCGTATCGAGGCACCGAAGCCACCATGAAGCACTATCTGGAGAGATTCTTCCTTATTAATTGCCACAGCAGCTTTCAGCTGCTGCTTAGTCTTCACTCTCTGGAAACCATGTTTTTGTcccatccttccctttccctcttgaTCATAGACAGCATGTCGGCTTTTTATTGGATAGACCGGGCCAACGGAGGAGAAAACCTGAGCTTACAGGAAGCGAACCTAAAAAGATGCGTGCAGGTTCTCCAAAAGCTTGTTAAGGACCATCCCTTGGTGTTGTTTGCCACGACTCAGGCGCTTATGCAGAAGTCACCGAACTTCGGGGAAAGCTCAGAAAAAACTGAGTGTGATGCAGGTTCAGATTACCGCCCTTTTCTTTGTAAACCGTGGCGACAGCTTGTCACCCACCGGATCTTCTTCTCCAGGCACCCCCATCCAGATGGCAGCCAAGGATTTTTAATAACTACGTGTCACCTTCAGAACGACTGCGTGGTAAAACGTTCCTTCTGCATTACAGAACAAGGGGTTGAGTTTTAA